One Actinomyces marmotae DNA window includes the following coding sequences:
- a CDS encoding RES family NAD+ phosphorylase, producing MPLDAPKNPSRPPSPLSIGPEDIHPHQGLLWRIHRTAGEFPSAWNDFRSYGPLTTMRWDPHPGPVGDHPGHGVLYTATDLRTAVAEVFQAQRRVDPMGAGIAATTFVPVRPLRLLALLAEDSPWLLRNGASHSLMAAPRGACRAWAREIARAEPDDGLGPVDGLWAESTMTGRPMVVLFERATSALPEEPRASALLAAPVMMAALADISASLGWEFAWPTA from the coding sequence ATGCCCCTCGACGCGCCGAAGAACCCCAGTCGCCCGCCATCACCGCTGTCGATCGGGCCTGAGGACATCCACCCCCATCAGGGCCTGCTGTGGCGCATCCACCGCACGGCGGGGGAGTTCCCATCGGCCTGGAACGACTTCCGCTCCTACGGCCCCCTGACCACCATGCGCTGGGACCCGCATCCCGGGCCCGTCGGCGATCACCCCGGGCATGGTGTGCTCTACACGGCCACGGACCTGCGCACGGCCGTCGCCGAGGTCTTCCAGGCGCAGCGCCGGGTCGACCCCATGGGGGCGGGCATCGCCGCGACCACCTTCGTCCCCGTCCGCCCGCTTCGGCTCCTGGCGCTCCTTGCCGAGGACTCGCCCTGGCTGCTGCGCAACGGGGCCAGTCATTCCCTCATGGCCGCTCCCCGGGGCGCCTGCCGAGCCTGGGCCCGGGAGATCGCGCGGGCCGAGCCCGACGACGGCCTCGGCCCGGTGGACGGGCTGTGGGCGGAGTCCACGATGACGGGGCGCCCCATGGTGGTGCTCTTCGAGCGGGCCACCTCCGCCCTGCCCGAGGAGCCCCGGGCCAGCGCCCTCCTCGCGGCGCCGGTCATGATGGCCGCGCTGGCGGATATCAGCGCCTCTCTCGGCTGGGAGTTCGCCTGGCCGACGGCGTAG
- a CDS encoding RelA/SpoT family protein: protein MTETKGAADTGHDAIVPGSRVRSRLAWFGSRGHSTPPAIDPLLRALRANHPKADTGLIVRAYEVAEKAHEGQTRKSGEPYITHPVAVATILAELGMTPQTLAAALLHDTVEDTDYTLDKLRADFGDDIALLVDGVTKLDKLQYGEAAQAETVRKMIIAMSHDIRVLLIKLGDRLHNARTWKYVPAESAARKAKETLEIYAPLAHRLGMNTIKWELEDRSFKALYPGVYDEIERMVHERAPAREEYLRQVRLQIEEDLRVNKIKGTVTGRPKHFYSIYQKMIVRGKDFDDIYDLVAVRVIVDSVRDCYAVLGALHSRWTPMSGRFKDYIAVPKFNLYQSLHTTVLGPGGKPVEIQIRTAEMHRMAEYGVAAHWKYKEDPNASGPAPGGTGVEDAGEMGWLRQLVDWQKETQDPAEFLDSLRFEMAGSQVYVFTPMGDVLSLPSGSTAVDFAYAVHTEVGHRTVGARVNGRLVPLDTRLENGDTVEVFTSKAANAGPSRDWLSFVGSTRARNKIRAWFSKERREEAIEEGKSLIARALRKKDLPIQRLMSHDSLTDVAKSLDKVDIDGLYAAVGEGHISAQHVVDTLVTAMGGEAGAEETLAEGVLPTRASASSSHRRSGDSGVVVEGMDADDVYVKLARCCTPMPGDPIVGFITRGSGLSVHRADCHNVAQLQREPERMLPVTWAEHAHSVYLVQLEVEALDRGGLLADVTRVLADNHVNMISATITTSRDRVVTGRFVVELAAASHLDHTLASLRRIDGVYEARRTTSGARSNGS from the coding sequence ATGACCGAGACCAAGGGCGCCGCGGACACGGGGCACGACGCGATCGTGCCCGGCTCGCGCGTCCGCAGCCGCCTCGCCTGGTTCGGCTCCCGGGGGCACTCCACGCCCCCCGCGATCGACCCGCTCCTGCGCGCCCTACGGGCCAACCACCCCAAGGCGGACACCGGGCTTATCGTGCGCGCCTACGAGGTCGCCGAGAAGGCCCACGAGGGCCAGACGCGCAAGTCGGGGGAGCCTTACATCACCCACCCCGTCGCGGTGGCGACCATCCTCGCCGAGCTCGGCATGACGCCCCAGACGCTGGCCGCGGCGCTCCTGCACGATACGGTGGAGGACACCGACTACACCCTCGACAAGCTGCGCGCGGACTTCGGCGATGACATCGCCCTGCTCGTCGACGGCGTCACCAAGCTTGACAAGCTCCAGTACGGTGAGGCCGCGCAGGCCGAGACCGTGCGCAAGATGATCATCGCGATGTCCCACGACATCCGCGTTCTCCTCATCAAGTTGGGGGACCGCCTCCACAACGCCCGGACCTGGAAATACGTCCCCGCCGAAAGCGCCGCCCGCAAGGCCAAGGAGACGCTCGAGATCTACGCGCCCCTGGCCCACCGGCTCGGGATGAACACCATCAAGTGGGAGCTCGAGGACCGTTCCTTCAAGGCCCTCTACCCCGGCGTCTACGACGAGATCGAGCGGATGGTCCACGAGAGGGCCCCGGCCCGCGAGGAGTACCTGCGCCAGGTCCGCCTGCAGATCGAGGAGGACCTGCGGGTCAACAAGATCAAGGGTACCGTCACCGGCCGGCCCAAGCACTTCTACTCGATCTACCAGAAGATGATCGTGCGGGGGAAGGACTTCGACGACATCTACGACCTGGTCGCCGTGCGCGTCATCGTGGACTCGGTGCGGGACTGCTACGCCGTCCTCGGCGCCCTCCACTCTCGCTGGACGCCGATGAGCGGGCGCTTCAAGGACTACATCGCCGTCCCCAAGTTCAACCTCTACCAGTCCCTGCACACCACGGTGCTCGGGCCCGGGGGCAAGCCCGTCGAGATCCAGATTCGCACCGCGGAGATGCACCGCATGGCGGAGTACGGCGTGGCCGCTCACTGGAAGTACAAGGAGGACCCCAACGCCTCCGGGCCGGCCCCGGGCGGCACCGGCGTCGAGGACGCCGGCGAGATGGGATGGCTGCGCCAACTTGTCGACTGGCAGAAGGAGACGCAGGACCCCGCCGAGTTCCTCGACTCCCTGCGCTTCGAGATGGCCGGCTCACAGGTCTACGTTTTCACTCCCATGGGAGACGTCCTATCCCTGCCCAGTGGCTCCACAGCCGTTGATTTCGCCTACGCCGTCCACACGGAGGTCGGTCACCGCACCGTCGGCGCCCGCGTCAACGGGCGCCTCGTGCCCCTGGACACCCGCCTGGAGAACGGCGATACCGTCGAGGTTTTCACCTCCAAAGCGGCTAATGCCGGCCCATCACGGGACTGGCTCAGTTTCGTGGGCTCCACCCGGGCACGCAACAAGATCCGCGCTTGGTTCTCCAAGGAGCGCCGCGAGGAGGCCATCGAGGAGGGCAAGTCCCTCATCGCGCGCGCCCTGCGCAAGAAGGACCTCCCGATCCAGCGGCTCATGAGCCATGACTCCCTCACGGATGTGGCCAAGAGCCTCGACAAGGTCGATATCGACGGGCTCTACGCCGCGGTGGGCGAGGGGCACATCTCCGCCCAGCACGTCGTCGATACCCTCGTGACCGCCATGGGCGGTGAGGCCGGCGCCGAGGAGACCCTTGCCGAGGGCGTCCTGCCCACCCGGGCCTCTGCCTCCTCCAGCCATCGCCGCAGCGGCGACTCAGGAGTCGTCGTCGAGGGCATGGACGCCGACGACGTCTACGTCAAGCTCGCCCGCTGCTGCACGCCCATGCCGGGGGACCCGATCGTCGGATTCATCACCAGGGGATCCGGGCTCTCCGTGCACCGGGCGGACTGTCACAACGTCGCCCAGCTCCAGCGCGAGCCCGAGCGGATGCTCCCCGTGACCTGGGCCGAGCACGCGCACTCGGTCTACCTCGTCCAATTGGAGGTCGAGGCGCTCGACCGCGGCGGCCTCCTGGCCGACGTCACCCGCGTCCTGGCCGACAACCACGTCAACATGATCTCGGCGACGATCACCACCTCCAGGGACCGCGTGGTCACCGGGCGGTTCGTCGTCGAACTTGCCGCGGCGAGCCACCTCGACCACACCCTCGCCTCCCTGCGCAGGATCGACGGCGTCTACGAGGCCCGCCGCACCACCTCAGGCGCCCGGAGCAACGGCTCCTGA
- a CDS encoding MBL fold metallo-hydrolase: MILERTIAPVFAANCYVLAPAPGGPALVVDPGAGSARGAMALLRSNRLTLGAILLTHGHADHVWDAATLIEAARDEGILSIADPLTPAASVPVYVPRPDLHRLDDPDASTAIRANGMSFADMAGTAWKRPADIRAFPAEGFGAAFEILPGLGLQAVPAPGHTEGSTLFFFNSRLADNYLLTEAEVIDDDPSHADEERDYLMALAGDVIFKGSVGRADLPGGDQVQMWATLRLLAGAVSPETILLPGHGAVTTMEHEHHGNPYLAEAKIRGGDRNA, from the coding sequence ATGATCCTCGAGCGCACGATCGCCCCCGTCTTCGCTGCCAACTGCTACGTGCTCGCCCCCGCCCCCGGGGGCCCGGCCCTCGTCGTCGACCCGGGCGCGGGATCCGCGCGGGGCGCGATGGCCCTGCTCCGCTCCAACCGGCTCACCCTCGGCGCGATCCTCCTCACCCACGGGCACGCCGACCACGTGTGGGACGCCGCCACCCTCATCGAGGCCGCCCGCGATGAGGGGATCCTCTCCATCGCCGATCCGCTCACCCCGGCCGCCTCCGTCCCCGTCTACGTCCCGCGGCCCGACCTCCACCGCCTCGACGACCCCGATGCCTCCACCGCCATCAGGGCCAATGGCATGAGCTTCGCCGACATGGCCGGCACCGCCTGGAAGCGGCCCGCCGACATCCGGGCCTTCCCCGCCGAGGGATTCGGCGCCGCCTTTGAGATCCTCCCCGGCCTCGGCCTCCAGGCCGTGCCCGCCCCCGGCCACACCGAGGGCTCCACGCTCTTCTTCTTCAACTCCCGCCTGGCGGACAACTACCTCCTCACCGAGGCCGAGGTCATCGACGACGACCCCAGCCACGCCGATGAGGAGCGCGACTACCTCATGGCGCTGGCCGGCGACGTCATCTTCAAGGGCTCCGTGGGCCGCGCCGACCTGCCCGGCGGCGACCAGGTCCAGATGTGGGCGACCCTTCGTCTCCTGGCCGGCGCTGTCTCCCCTGAGACCATCCTCCTGCCCGGCCACGGGGCGGTGACCACCATGGAGCACGAGCACCACGGCAACCCCTACCTGGCCGAGGCCAAGATCCGTGGTGGCGATCGCAACGCCTGA
- the secF gene encoding protein translocase subunit SecF, with protein MKNLATLGNELYSGKTSFPFIGKRRIWYTIAALIIIGSATLLGTVGLNTGIDFKGGSEVTITGLASPTEGPANTVLSEQGRSASSTVTKLGSSSVRVQTTALDKADLDALSSELATAYGVDAGDVSSTTIGPTWSSDVTNKALRGLLLFFLLVGALIWIYFRAWKMAVAALLALAHDIIVTVGIYAATGFEVTPATIIGVLTILGYSLYDTVVVFDKIRENTASYTTQTRSTYAELANLAVNQTFVRSVNTSIVGVLPVASLLFVGAFILGAGTLRDIALTLFIGMIAGTLSSIFLATPLLVDLGRREKSVREQAERVERARRSRIEAAGEDEDAVEAILAAPKASPLTPGHHLGHAAQPKRRKKRP; from the coding sequence GTGAAGAACCTCGCCACCCTCGGAAACGAGCTCTACTCCGGCAAGACCTCCTTCCCCTTCATCGGCAAGCGGCGCATCTGGTACACGATCGCCGCGCTGATCATCATCGGCTCCGCGACGCTCCTCGGCACGGTGGGCCTCAACACCGGCATCGATTTCAAGGGCGGCTCGGAGGTGACCATCACGGGCCTGGCCTCGCCCACTGAGGGCCCTGCCAACACCGTCCTGTCCGAGCAGGGCCGCTCCGCGAGCTCGACGGTCACCAAGCTCGGCTCTTCCTCAGTGCGCGTCCAGACCACCGCGCTGGACAAGGCGGACCTCGACGCCCTGTCGAGTGAGCTGGCCACCGCCTACGGGGTTGACGCGGGCGATGTCTCCTCGACGACCATTGGCCCGACCTGGTCCTCTGACGTCACGAATAAGGCGCTGCGGGGCCTCCTGCTGTTCTTCCTGCTCGTCGGCGCCCTCATCTGGATCTACTTCCGCGCATGGAAGATGGCGGTCGCGGCTCTGCTCGCCCTGGCCCACGACATCATCGTCACCGTGGGCATCTACGCCGCGACGGGGTTCGAGGTCACCCCCGCCACGATCATCGGCGTGCTCACGATCCTGGGATACTCCCTCTACGACACGGTGGTGGTCTTCGACAAGATCCGCGAGAACACCGCCTCCTACACCACCCAGACCCGCTCCACCTACGCCGAGTTGGCCAACCTCGCGGTCAATCAGACCTTCGTCCGCTCCGTCAACACCTCGATCGTCGGCGTGCTGCCGGTGGCCTCGCTGCTCTTCGTCGGCGCCTTCATCCTGGGGGCCGGGACGCTGCGGGACATCGCCCTGACGCTCTTCATCGGCATGATCGCCGGAACGCTCTCCTCGATCTTCCTGGCCACGCCGCTGCTGGTCGACCTGGGGCGCCGGGAGAAGAGCGTGCGCGAGCAGGCCGAGCGCGTCGAGCGGGCCCGCAGGAGCCGCATCGAGGCCGCCGGCGAGGACGAGGACGCCGTCGAGGCGATCCTGGCCGCCCCCAAGGCCTCGCCCCTCACCCCCGGCCACCACCTCGGACACGCCGCCCAGCCTAAGAGGAGGAAGAAGCGCCCATGA
- a CDS encoding adenine phosphoribosyltransferase — translation MSVPPPLPAALTRLVVDNLREIPDFPEPGVLFRDITPLLANGPAFAELIEGLAEHYRGRIDAVAGLESRGFILAAPLAVRLGIGMLTVRKGGKLPGPVIGIDYTLEYGTARMELRPETVRAGDRILIIDDVLATGGTAAASIELVERAGGSVEAICMLLELAELGGRAHLGGRDVDAVVVY, via the coding sequence ATGAGCGTCCCCCCACCCCTGCCCGCCGCTCTCACCCGGCTCGTCGTCGACAACCTCCGGGAGATCCCCGACTTCCCGGAGCCCGGGGTCCTCTTCCGGGACATCACGCCTCTCCTGGCCAACGGCCCGGCCTTCGCCGAGCTCATCGAAGGCCTTGCCGAGCACTACCGGGGGCGGATCGACGCCGTCGCCGGCCTGGAGTCGCGAGGCTTCATCCTCGCCGCGCCCCTGGCCGTGAGGCTGGGCATCGGGATGCTCACCGTGCGCAAGGGCGGCAAGCTCCCCGGACCCGTCATCGGCATCGACTACACCCTGGAGTACGGCACGGCCCGCATGGAACTGCGCCCCGAGACCGTGCGCGCCGGAGACAGGATCCTCATCATCGACGACGTCCTGGCCACCGGCGGGACCGCCGCCGCCTCCATCGAGCTCGTCGAGCGCGCCGGGGGCAGTGTCGAGGCGATCTGCATGCTCCTGGAGCTCGCCGAGTTGGGCGGCAGGGCCCACCTGGGCGGGCGGGACGTCGACGCGGTCGTCGTCTACTGA
- a CDS encoding DUF349 domain-containing protein, giving the protein MTEQTQPAAELEPTATSESEPASATTETTTAPAGAPESAAAEAAEPAEAAEPAQAEAPAGPAAARAAEPETTGAEGAAEPAVPSEAPGSPEEAAAEGSGETASIEQADDADDAAESAAPAPAEQPSPAAANEAPIDPEEAMDAAKWGRVDGEGRVYVQDGGVEREVGQFPDAPIAEAMAFYVRRYLDLKATIDLFATRLPHLSVHDIDTTITSIEASLVEPAAVGDLDGLRARFSALRGVAAERREAVAAERAAAKEQALKDRTAIVERAEEISGQDPARTQWKNSGAELRALLEKWKEAQRRGPRLDRPTEDALWKRFSHARTAFDRHRRQFFSELDAKQSQVKAAKEALIKRAEELSGSTDWAGTSAKYRGLMDEWKKAGRASRKEDDALWARFRAAQQVFFDARKAKDEAVDAEFAENLKTKEALVAKAEALLPIKDIKAAKKALRPIQDAWEEAGRVPRSAVRRIEGRMRAVEDAIREAENAEWRRTDPETKARAEGLAGQLQDSIAELEKDLAAAQAAGDAKKVAEAEAALTARRAWLDQVLRSAQA; this is encoded by the coding sequence GTGACTGAGCAGACGCAGCCCGCCGCCGAGCTGGAGCCCACCGCCACGTCCGAGTCGGAGCCCGCCTCCGCCACCACCGAGACCACCACCGCCCCCGCGGGCGCGCCGGAGTCGGCCGCCGCCGAGGCCGCCGAGCCCGCCGAGGCCGCCGAGCCCGCCCAGGCAGAGGCGCCCGCTGGCCCGGCAGCGGCCCGGGCCGCTGAGCCCGAGACGACGGGGGCCGAGGGCGCCGCCGAACCGGCCGTGCCCTCCGAGGCCCCCGGCTCTCCGGAGGAGGCCGCCGCCGAGGGCTCCGGCGAGACCGCGAGCATCGAGCAGGCTGACGACGCTGACGACGCCGCGGAATCCGCGGCCCCCGCCCCGGCCGAGCAGCCCTCGCCCGCGGCCGCGAATGAGGCGCCGATCGACCCCGAGGAGGCCATGGACGCCGCCAAGTGGGGCCGTGTCGACGGTGAGGGCAGGGTCTACGTCCAGGACGGCGGCGTCGAGCGCGAGGTCGGCCAGTTCCCGGACGCCCCAATCGCCGAGGCCATGGCCTTCTACGTGCGCCGCTACCTCGATCTCAAGGCGACGATCGACCTCTTCGCCACGCGCCTGCCGCACCTCTCCGTCCACGACATCGACACGACGATCACCTCGATCGAGGCCTCGCTCGTCGAGCCGGCCGCCGTCGGGGACCTCGATGGGCTGCGCGCCCGCTTCTCCGCCCTGCGCGGGGTCGCCGCGGAGCGCCGCGAGGCCGTTGCGGCCGAGCGTGCCGCGGCCAAGGAGCAGGCCCTCAAGGACCGCACCGCCATCGTCGAGCGCGCTGAGGAGATCAGTGGGCAGGACCCGGCGCGCACCCAGTGGAAGAACTCCGGCGCCGAGTTGCGCGCCCTGCTGGAGAAGTGGAAGGAGGCCCAGCGTCGCGGGCCGCGCCTGGACCGCCCCACCGAGGACGCCCTGTGGAAGCGCTTCAGCCACGCCCGCACCGCCTTCGACCGTCACCGCCGCCAGTTCTTCTCCGAGCTCGACGCCAAGCAGTCGCAGGTCAAGGCCGCCAAGGAGGCCCTTATCAAGCGGGCCGAGGAACTCTCGGGCTCCACGGACTGGGCCGGCACCTCCGCCAAGTACCGCGGGCTGATGGATGAGTGGAAGAAGGCCGGCCGCGCCTCGCGCAAGGAGGACGACGCCCTGTGGGCGCGCTTCCGTGCCGCCCAGCAGGTCTTCTTCGACGCCCGCAAGGCGAAGGACGAGGCCGTGGACGCCGAGTTCGCGGAGAACCTCAAGACCAAGGAGGCCCTCGTGGCCAAGGCTGAGGCCCTCCTGCCGATCAAGGACATCAAAGCGGCCAAGAAGGCCCTGCGCCCCATCCAGGACGCCTGGGAGGAGGCGGGGCGCGTGCCGCGCTCGGCCGTGCGCCGGATCGAGGGGCGCATGCGCGCCGTCGAGGACGCGATCCGCGAGGCGGAGAACGCCGAGTGGCGCCGGACCGACCCGGAGACCAAGGCCCGCGCCGAGGGCCTGGCCGGCCAGTTGCAGGACTCGATCGCCGAACTCGAGAAGGACCTCGCCGCCGCCCAGGCCGCGGGGGACGCCAAGAAGGTCGCGGAGGCCGAGGCGGCGCTCACCGCCCGTCGCGCCTGGCTCGACCAGGTCCTGCGCTCGGCCCAGGCCTGA